One Klebsiella electrica genomic window, CCGAAAAACCTCGTCGACTCAGAACGCATCCTGACCGAGCTGCGTACCGAAGGTTATGACGTGGTTCCCACCTACGACAATGCCGATATGGTTATCGTCAACACCTGCGGCTTTATCGACAGCGCCGTTCAGGAGTCCCTGGAAGCCATTGGCGAAGCGTTAAAAGAAAATGGCAAAGTTATTGTGACCGGCTGCCTGGGCGCGAAAGAAGACCAGATTCGCGAAGTACATCCGAAAGTGCTGGAGATAACCGGGCCGCACAGCTATGAGCAGGTTCTGGAGCATGTCCATCACTATTCGCCGAAGCCTAAACACAACCCGTTCCTGAGCCTGGTGCCAGAACAGGGCGTGAAGCTGACGCCGCGTCATTACGCCTATCTGAAAATTTCCGAAGGCTGTAACCATCGCTGCACCTTCTGCATTATCCCGTCGATGCGCGGCGACCTCGTCAGCCGTCCGATTGGTGAAGTGCTGTCCGAAGCCAAACGCCTGGCCGATGCCGGCGTCAAAGAGCTGCTGGTCATTTCTCAGGATACCTCCGCCTACGGCGTCGATGTGAAGCACCGCACCGGTTTCCACAACGGCGCGCCGGTAAAAACCAGCATGGTCAGCCTGTGTGAAGAGCTGGCGAAACTGGGGATCTGGGTCCGTCTGCACTACGTCTATCCGTACCCGCACGTCGATGACGTGATCCCGCTGATGGCGGAAGGTAAAATTCTGCCATATCTGGATATCCCGCTGCAGCATGCCAGCCCGCGTATTCTGAAACTGATGAAACGCCCGGGTTCTGCCGACCGTCAGCTGGCGCGCATCAAACAGTGGCGTGAAATCTGCCCTGACCTGACCCTGCGTTCGACCTTCATCGTCGGCTTCCCGGGTGAGACGGAAGAAGATTTCCAGATGCTGCTCGACTTCCTGAAAGAGGCTCGCCTTGACCGCGTAGGCTGCTTTAAGTACAGCCCGGTTGAAGGCGCAACCGCTAACGAGCTGGCGGATCAGGTGCCTGAAGAGGTGAAAGAAGAGCGCTGGAACCGCTTTATGCAGCTGCAACAGCAGATCTCTGCCGAGCGCCTGCAGGAGAAAATCGGCCGCGAGATAACGGTACTGATCGATGAAGTGGACGAAGAAGGCGCCATTGGCCGCAGTATGGCCGATGCGCCGGAAATCGACGGCGCGGTCTACCTGAACGGCGAAACGAAGGTCAAACCTGGCGATGTCGTCCGGGTGAAAGTCGAACATGCCGACGAATACGACCTGTGGGGCAGCCGGGTTTAATCCCACGCCCTCTTATCCCCGGATTGCGGCGCTAACGCGCCTGATCCGGGCTACAAAATCCCACTCATCCCCGCCAAACCGCACTCATCCGCACCAAACCGCACTCATCCGCACCAAACCGCTCTCACCCGTAGCCCCGGTAAGCGGCAGCGCCACCGGGGAACAGCACCTTATCCCTTTATCTTCGACTCCAGCGCATCGCACCCGAGCCGGGCGACAAAACCGCACTCATCCGCACTAACCCGCACCAATCCGTAGCCCCGGTAAGCGCCAGCGCCACCGGGGAGTCACACCCTACCCCTTTATCTTCGGATCCAGCGCATCGCGCAGGCCGTCCCCGAGCAGGTTAAACGCCAGCACCGTCAGGAAAATCGCAATCGCCGGGAACAGCGCTACGTGCGGCGCCATCACCATATCCGCCCGCGCTTCATTGAGCATCGCTCCCCATTCCGGGGTCGGCGGCTGCGCCCCGAGCCCCAGGAAAGAGAGACTGGCGGCGGAGATAATCGACACCCCGATACGCATGGTGAAATAGACCACGATCGACGATACCGTACCGGGCAAAATATGGCTGAACAGAATCGTCATATCGCTGGCGCCGATGCTACGCGCCGATTCAATAAAGGTCTGCTGTTTGAGCACCAGAGTATTGCCGCGCACCAGGCGGGCAAACGCCGGGATCGAAAAAATCGCCACCGCAATGATCACATTCGACATACCGCTGCCCATCACCGCCACCACCGCAATCGCCAGCAGGATCCCCGGGAAGGCGAACAGCACGTCGCAAATGCGCATGATGATGCGATCCCACCAGCCTTCATAATACCCGGCCAGCAGACCAAGCACGGTGCCGATCGCCGCGCCGATCAGCACCGCCAGCACGCCGGCCGCCAGCGAAATCTGCGCGCCAACCAGCACCCGGCTAAAGATATCGCGCCCGAGCGAATCTACCCCGAACCAGTGCATCATCGACGGGCCATCGTTGAGCCGGTCATAATCAAAATAGTTTTCCGCATCGAACGGCGCTATCCACGGCGCCACGAGCGCGACCGCAATCAGCAGCAGGACAAATATACCGGCGCCCATCGCCACCGGCTGACGACGAAATCGCCGCCAGAACTCACGCCACGGCGTGCGTATTTGTCCGGGCCTAACTCCCGGCATGGCGTTAATAACCGCCTGCCTTCTCCAGTTGAGCAATCGCACCTTACTTGTACCTGATAGCCGGGTTAATGGCGGCGTACAGGACATCCACCACTAAATTAATAAGAATAAATTCCAGCGAAAAGAGGAGGACTTCCGCCTGAATGACCGGATAGTCACGCATCTCCACCGAATCCACCAGCAGTCGCCCAAGGCCTGGCCAGTTAAAGACCTTCTCGACCACTATCGACCCACCGAGCAAAAAACCGAACTGCAGCCCCATCATGGTCACCACCGGGATCATGGCGTTGCGCAGACCGTGTTTCAGCACCACCCGGGTCTCACTGACCCCTTTGGCGCGCGCGGTGCGCATATAATCTTCGTGCAGGACATCGACAAAAGAGGCGCGGGTAAAACGCGCCATCACCGCCGCAACGGCCGCCCCCAGCGTCAGGGAAGGCAGAATATAGTGCCGCCAGCTGTCGGCGCCCACCGTCGGCAGCCAGCCCAGCTCCACCGAGAAGACCTGCATCAGCAGCATACCGAGCGCGAACGCCGGAAACGAAATACCGGTCACCGCCAGCGCCATCCCCAGCCGGTCAGGCCAGCGATTACGCCACACCGCCGCCGCAATGCCCGCCGCCATGCCGAAGACCACCGCCCAGCTCATGCTCGCCAGCGTCAGCCACAGCGTCGGCATAAACCGGCTGGCTATTTCGCTGCTGACCGGGCGGCGCGACGCCATCGAGGTGCCGAAATCGCCCTGCACTACGCTGGTGATATAGTGCCAGAACTGCACGTGCAGCGGCTGGTCGAGCCCCAGCTGCTGGCGCACCATTGCCACCACCTGCGCATCGGCCTCCGGTCCGGCAATCAACCGCGCCGGATCGCCG contains:
- the rimO gene encoding 30S ribosomal protein S12 methylthiotransferase RimO — encoded protein: MIVQKMSKIGFISLGCPKNLVDSERILTELRTEGYDVVPTYDNADMVIVNTCGFIDSAVQESLEAIGEALKENGKVIVTGCLGAKEDQIREVHPKVLEITGPHSYEQVLEHVHHYSPKPKHNPFLSLVPEQGVKLTPRHYAYLKISEGCNHRCTFCIIPSMRGDLVSRPIGEVLSEAKRLADAGVKELLVISQDTSAYGVDVKHRTGFHNGAPVKTSMVSLCEELAKLGIWVRLHYVYPYPHVDDVIPLMAEGKILPYLDIPLQHASPRILKLMKRPGSADRQLARIKQWREICPDLTLRSTFIVGFPGETEEDFQMLLDFLKEARLDRVGCFKYSPVEGATANELADQVPEEVKEERWNRFMQLQQQISAERLQEKIGREITVLIDEVDEEGAIGRSMADAPEIDGAVYLNGETKVKPGDVVRVKVEHADEYDLWGSRV
- the gsiD gene encoding glutathione ABC transporter permease GsiD — translated: MRLLNWRRQAVINAMPGVRPGQIRTPWREFWRRFRRQPVAMGAGIFVLLLIAVALVAPWIAPFDAENYFDYDRLNDGPSMMHWFGVDSLGRDIFSRVLVGAQISLAAGVLAVLIGAAIGTVLGLLAGYYEGWWDRIIMRICDVLFAFPGILLAIAVVAVMGSGMSNVIIAVAIFSIPAFARLVRGNTLVLKQQTFIESARSIGASDMTILFSHILPGTVSSIVVYFTMRIGVSIISAASLSFLGLGAQPPTPEWGAMLNEARADMVMAPHVALFPAIAIFLTVLAFNLLGDGLRDALDPKIKG
- the gsiC gene encoding glutathione ABC transporter permease GsiC; this translates as MLNYVIKRLLGLIPTLLIVAVLVFLFVHLLPGDPARLIAGPEADAQVVAMVRQQLGLDQPLHVQFWHYITSVVQGDFGTSMASRRPVSSEIASRFMPTLWLTLASMSWAVVFGMAAGIAAAVWRNRWPDRLGMALAVTGISFPAFALGMLLMQVFSVELGWLPTVGADSWRHYILPSLTLGAAVAAVMARFTRASFVDVLHEDYMRTARAKGVSETRVVLKHGLRNAMIPVVTMMGLQFGFLLGGSIVVEKVFNWPGLGRLLVDSVEMRDYPVIQAEVLLFSLEFILINLVVDVLYAAINPAIRYK